The Gemmatimonadaceae bacterium DNA window TTGTCACCATGCGGTTGGACGGTGGTTGCGGTCTAACGGATATTGAGAGCACGCCCCTGGCTGCTAGCATGGATGTGTCGAGCAACCATGGATCACAACCAGGAGCGGCCCTCATGAAGCGGACGACGAAGTATGTCGCGTTGGATGTGCATCAGGCAACGACCGTGAGCAGCGTGCGCGACGAAAGTGGTCGCATCATCGCGCGCAGCATCATCCCGACCGAGGCCGAGTCGCTGCTGGCGTTTGTTCGAAGGATGCGCGGCGCGGTGCACGTGGCGTTCGAGGAGGGCACCCAAGCGCAGTGGTTGTCGGAGCTGTTGACGCCTATCGTCCAGCGGGTCGTGGTGTGCAATCGGCGCGGCGACACGACTACGGGGAACAAGAATGATCAGCACGACGCCGATGATCTGTCGGATCGGTTGCGTCTCGGGCGGCTCCGCGCGGTCCACCACGACCGGGGCGATCACGCGCGACTCAAGGAGCTGACGCGGACGTATGCCAATGTGCTCCAGGACTCCAAACGCGTCATGCAGCGGCTGAAGGCGCTGTACCGCGCGCGAGGTATCAAGACGCCCGGGATGAGCGTCTATCACCCGCAGCACCGCGAGCGCTGGCTCGCGCAGCTCTCCGAGTCAGGCGCTCGGTTTCGCGCCGAGACGCTGTATGCGCAGCTCGGCGTGTTGCAGGCGTTGCGGCCACGGGTGAAGGCGGCGATGGTGCAGGAAGCGCAGCGGGATCCCGCATGGCCGGTGTTGCGCCGCATTCCGTACTTCGGTCCCGTGCGCATCGCGTTGCTGCTAGCGTTGCTGCTAGCGTTGCTGCTAGCGACGCTGCAAACGCCATGGCGGTTTCGGACGAAGCGGCACCTGTGGGCGTATGCGGGACTCGCGGTCGTCAGCCGGACCAGCGCCGAGTATGACATCGCGGACGATCGCCCCGTGCGCCGGCGCAAGCGCTGGGTCCAAACGCGCGGGCTCAATCGCAATCACAATCCGATAGTGAAGGACGTGTTCAAGAGCGCGGCGACGACCGCGGCGACGACCGCGGCGACGCGGCCGGGGCCATTACAGGATTGGTATGAGGGTGTTCGGGCGCGCGGGCTCAGCGCCGACTTGGCCCGGGTAACGCTCGCGCGAAAACTGGCGGCCGTGACCTTACACCTGTGGAAAACCGGAGCGCACTACGATCCGACTCAGTGAAGCGTGCAAGGCAGCTAGCGCCGAGCCGCGACGCGGCACGAGCGGCATCATCGTCCGCTTCAGAGCTCGAGCGTGGGTGCGGAAGGCAGTCTCAGAGCGTTCGTTTCCCCGACCGCTTCGGCCGTCGAGGTCCTCGTCTCAC harbors:
- a CDS encoding transposase yields the protein MKRTTKYVALDVHQATTVSSVRDESGRIIARSIIPTEAESLLAFVRRMRGAVHVAFEEGTQAQWLSELLTPIVQRVVVCNRRGDTTTGNKNDQHDADDLSDRLRLGRLRAVHHDRGDHARLKELTRTYANVLQDSKRVMQRLKALYRARGIKTPGMSVYHPQHRERWLAQLSESGARFRAETLYAQLGVLQALRPRVKAAMVQEAQRDPAWPVLRRIPYFGPVRIALLLALLLALLLATLQTPWRFRTKRHLWAYAGLAVVSRTSAEYDIADDRPVRRRKRWVQTRGLNRNHNPIVKDVFKSAATTAATTAATRPGPLQDWYEGVRARGLSADLARVTLARKLAAVTLHLWKTGAHYDPTQ